Proteins encoded within one genomic window of Oryza glaberrima chromosome 12, OglaRS2, whole genome shotgun sequence:
- the LOC127758215 gene encoding putative 1-phosphatidylinositol-3-phosphate 5-kinase FAB1D — protein sequence MRKMCHSCESEDATMDGVDDGLICSTSCYKMCGHADKSSIIDGEIGCPSMEISPCNTPYGTPLFSRESSCSSFASCFSSLNDYLVETDSEEEIEVLDTGQLHPGILFSDESMEQRTVGSVQVEECQISHAAVVDDDSSISIPTNQNISSGQQQLEIHLDATNENSVPSNVIIDANVTDPHQDVISNGGLIEACYGVPLDDIDLKQSNILDGEEITSLPMADNEMTPLNDQIMDQIDDMKEISTIVYNNTISAEQHANSGSEFEKGNESSENLYPLVMPSFDTDPHIWLPPDPVNKDDDTDIVANNDDNSDNNDSWVQSSFNISFDAKRNKTSCEDQLQKAMSEVMNGQFKILVSRFLAAEGLSLSDGEADKNWLDIVASLSWHAALLVKPDANVGNAMDPCMYVKVKCIASGSIEQSEVINGLVFKKSAAHKQMRANMKNPRLLLLQGVVGHSSAGLLSMDSMKQENDHLEKILSDVITKCKPDAILVEKAVSRNVNEYIHKQGVTVVSDMNIRRLERIARCTGSPILLLQNVLATPNLIKQCESLHFEKFIEEHNITGGGKRSAKTLLFLEGFRKPLGCTILLKGSTSEELKKVKRVLHFTVFAAYHLILETSFFADQRLFATGKNAMEKGNCLKTDRQLLVPCTAAPSSKFCSDIAQNSDPTQHALNILASDGQYVNQDDFVNPEKSVCMHDSKIETSREHADRKLDDSNNIQSYSSLPVPDPSRNLIGDMSLDFAKFASCDDFAGSTSGAPSNNGVLQTNGADGKDCLETISDGISTGTRTSLDSQNILISMSSQHIRNQAICEQSHLSRITYYGYFDTSLGRYLQDSLLNEKHNCLSCGEPPEAHMYSYTHHNGTLTVLVKSLPLDVTLSGKDQGRIWMWTRCLRCNGKPTQRVIISSSARNLSFGKFLELSFSTHSAAKKLSTCGHLLHRDCLRFFGMGPKVAMFRYSSVEIYSAFKPPLTLEFHNPNKKECREVEFNNVLRKWRLLLSEAENKIQILKSGGSGQALGENTKVSVHEELFLEVNRILAQEKYEFGVYPKTFDFLVKSGTCAHEILGLNWLHQLLLLGIYIWDVRLQHILQYCKANAASLDSTIQIKTPENKPKNSEITSVHGDTLSLTNVGMERQEARIDTCHSFDSSFGGMILENEQLTEKSVIQEPGSHVSPDHCEDGGSYEVDKYAHISDSFCLEKLNDLPVKNNELPELARGNEMYPVAKPSKCFDIFLNLFDFLSNDARIWVWGSFSHLEKEYKKELQGGSLDKFHLINKYIPTFSSLVQLKSQMDMVQFIVGPGGSILSIVEEEASSMIAYALLISEQQGIYSEAAIVKDEVIAGRKIDKVTPINSIGDTPVPSAILSPNDSLEQDHNLSRNVSSLSSEESTSGFYDSFLSALKDLHPEFCLNNEKLTLKSKYTVLCIYAKQFYDLRKICCPSEIAYISSISRCKEWNAQGGKSKAFFSKSMDDRFIIKQIKKTEFDSFLKFGLEYFKHFGVSQASVNPTCLAKILGIYQVKEIRNGKEARTNFMVMENLLFGRNIIRRYDLKGALFSRYVLDSKNPENVLLDQNFIEDMRAMPIYIEGKTKNLLERAIWNDTAFLSRMNVMDYSLFVGVDKQKKELVFGIIDYLRQYTWDKQLESWVKTSLFVPKNLSPTVISPKEYKIRFRAFMSQYFLSVPDA from the exons ATGAGAAAAATGTGCCATTCATGTGAATCGGAAGATGCAACAATGGATGGGGTCGATGATGGCCTTATCTGTAGTACTTCTTGCTATAAGATGTGTGGCCATGCTGACAAATCTTCAataattgatggtgagattggTTGTCCAAGCATGGAAATAAGCCCTTGCAACACTCCTTATGGCACTCCTCTTTTTAGCCGAGAAAGTTCTTGTTCAAGCTTTGCCAGTTGCTTTTCAAGCCTCA ATGACTACCTAGTTGAAACTGACTCTGAAGAGGAAATTGAGGTCTTAGATACTGGCCAACTTCATCCCGGCATCTTATTCTCTGATGAATCGATGGAGCAAAGAACAGTGGGTTCTGTACAAGTGGAAGAATGTCAAATCAGTCATGCTGCTGTTGTTGACGATGATTCTAGTATTTCCATTCCGACAAACCAGAACATTTCATCTGGTCAACAGCAGTTGGAGATACATCTTGATGCTACCAATGAAAATTCTGTTCCATCCAATGTTATTATAGATGCAAATGTAACGGATCCTCATCAAGATGTCATTTCCAATGGTGGACTTATAGAAGCATGTTATGGTGTACCATTGGATGATATTGATCTCAAACAATCCAATATCTTAGATGGTGAAGAGATTACTAGCCTTCCTATGGCTGACAATGAAATGACTCCACTGAATGATCAAATTATGGACCAAATTGATGATATGAAGGAAATTAGTACTATAGTTTACAACAATACAATAAGCGCTGAGCAGCATGCAAATTCAGGTTCAGAGTTTGAGAAAGGAAATGAATCCAGTGAAAACCTTTATCCGCTAGTAATGCCCAGTTTTGATACAGACCCTCACATTTGGTTACCACCAGACCCAGTCAATAAGGACGATGACACTGATATTGTTGCTAATAACGATGATAATAGTGACAACAATGATAGTTGGGTACAGTCAAGTTTCAATATTAGCTTTGATGCAAAGAGAAACAAGACTAGTTGTGAAGACCAATTGCAGAAAGCAATGTCGGAAGTTATGAATGGGCAATTCAAGATTCTTGTTAGTCGTTTTTTAGCTGCTGAAGGGCTCTCTTTGTCTGATGGAGAAGCTGACAAGAACTGGCTTGATATCGTTGCTTCACTATCATGGCATGCTGCATTACTTGTCAAGCCTGATGCCAATGTTGGAAATGCAATGGATCCTTGTATGTATGTTAAGGTGAAATGCATAGCTTCAGGATCTATTGAGCAAAG tgaAGTCATCAACGGCCTTGTTTTTAAGAAGAGCGCTGCTCATAAGCAGATGCGTGCCAACATGAAGAATCCTAGACTGTTACTTCTGCAGGGTGTTGTTGGCCATTCTTCTGCAGGGCTATTGTCAATGGATTCAATGAAACAG GAAAACGATCACTTGGAGAAAATTCTCAGTGACGTAATTACCAAATGCAAACCTGATGCTATATTGGTGGAGAAAGCAGTCTCACGAAATGTAAATGAATATATTCATAAACAAGGAGTCACTGTAGTTAGTGACATGAATATCCGTCGGCTGGAAAGAATTGCTCGTTGCACTGGTTCTCCAATTCTCTTGTTGCAGAATGTTCTTGCAACACCCAACCTTATTAAACAGTGCGAGTCTCTACATTTTGAAAAGTTTATTGAGGAGCATAATATAACTGGAGGAGGAAAGAGATCAGCCAAAACTTTGTTATTTCTGGAAGGTTTTCGAAAGCCTTTGGGATGCACG ATTTTGCTAAAAGGATCAACAagtgaagaactgaagaaagtTAAGCGTGTTCTTCATTTCACTGTTTTTGCAGCTTATCATTTGATCCTTGAAACTTCATTCTTCGCTGATCAAAGGTTATTTGCAACGGGAAAAAATGCCATGGAGAAAGGCAACTGTTTGAAAACTGATCGACAGCTGCTTGTTCCTTGTACTGCTGCTCCGTCCTCCAAATTCTGTTCTGATATTGCACAAAATAGCGACCCCACACAACATGCTTTGAACATTCTTGCTTCTGATGGACAGTATGTTAATCAGGATGATTTTGTTAATCCAGAGAAATccgtatgcatgcatgattccAAAATTGAAACATCTAGAGAGCACGCGGACAGAAAACTTGATGACAGCAACAACATTCAGTCATATTCATCATTGCCAGTTCCTGACCCCTCGAGAAATCTTATTGGCGATATGTCGTTAGATTTTGCCAAATTTGCATCATGTGATGACTTTGCCGGTTCCACCTCTGGAGCTCCTTCAAACAATGGGGTTCTGCAGACGAATGGGGCGGATGGCAAAGATTGTCTAGAAACTATTAGTGATGGAATATCTACAGGGACTAGGACTTCTTTAGATTCTCAGAACATATTGATTTCGATGTCTAGCCAACATATCAGAAACCAAGCAATCTGTGAGCAGAGTCATCTTTCCCGCATAACTTACTACGGGTATTTTGATACATCACTTGGTCGTTATTTGCAAGATAGTTTACTTAATGAG AAACACAACTGCTTATCTTGTGGTGAACCCCCAGAAGCTCACATGTACTCTTACACTCACCACAATGGCACTCTAACTGTTCTTGTGAAAAGCCTTCCCTTGGATGTAACTCTTTCTGGTAAGGATCAAGGAAGAATTTGGATGTGGACTAGGTGTTTGAGATGCAATGGTAAGCCCACCCAGAGGGTTATAATCTCTTCCTCTGCGCGTAATCTGTCATTTGGGAAGTTCTTGGAACTCAGTTTCTCAACACATTCTGCTGCTAAGAAGCTATCAACATGTGGGCATTTGCTGCATAGGGACTGCCTACGCTTCTTTGG AATGGGACCCAAAGTTGCTATGTTCAGATACTCATCTGTTGAAATATATTCTGCCTTTAAGCCACCATTGACTTTGGAGTTTCATAAcccaaacaaaaaagaatgcCGGGAAGTTGAATTTAATAAT GTACTTCGAAAATGGAGGCTACTCTTATCTGAAGccgaaaataaaatacaaatctTGAAATCAGGAGGCTCTGGTCAAGCCTTGGGGGAAAACACCAAAGTTTCAGTACATGAGGAATTATTTTTGGAAGTCAATAGGATACTTGCAcaagaaaaatatgaatttGGG GTTTATCCGAAGACATTTGACTTCCTTGTAAAATCTGGGACATGTGCTCACGAGATCCTTGGGTTGAACTGGCTACACCAGCTACTTCTTCTTGGAATTTACATTTGGGATGTCCGGTTGCAACATATTCTTCAATACTGTAAAGCTAACGCTGCATCTCTAGATAGTACTATCCAGATAAAAACACCAGAGAACAAGCCAAAGAATTCTGAAATAACTTCTGTTCATGGGGACACACTATCTCTTACCAACGTTGGAATGGAAAGGCAGGAAGCACGTATCGATACTTGTCATTCTTTTGATAGTTCATTTGGCGGTATGATTTTGGAGAATGAGCAGCTAACTGAGAAATCAGTAATCCAAGAGCCTGGGTCACATGTTAGTCCAGATCATTGTGAAGATGGTGGATCATATGAAGTCGACAAATATGCACATATCTCTGACAGTTTttgtttagaaaaattaaatgacTTACCAGTTAAGAATAATGAATTGCCAGAACTAGCCAGAGGTAATGAAATGTATCCTGTTGCCAAGCCAAGCAAGTGTTTTGATATATTCCTTAACCTATTTGATTTCTTAAGTAATGATGCCAGAATATGGGTCTGGGGTAGTTTTAGTCACCTGGAAAAGGAGTACAAGAAAGAGCTTCAGGGTGGTTCTTTGGACAAGTTTCATCTCATCAACAAATACATCCCCACCTTTTCATCACTGGTTCAGCTTAAATCCCAAATGGACATGGTACAGTTTATTGTTGGCCCTGGTGGTAGTATCTTGTCCATTGTTGAGGAAGAGGCATCTAGTATGATTGCTTATGCACTATTGATATCTGAGCAACAAGGAATATATTCGGAAGCTGCAATTGTAAAGGATGAAGTTATTGCTGGTAGAAAAATTGATAAAGTAACACCAATCAACTCGATCGGAGATACTCCTGTGCCATCTGCAATTTTATCTCCAAATGATTCTTTAGAACAAGATCATAACCTATCAAGAAATGTGTCATCGTTATCATCCGAGGAATCAACATCTGGATTTTATGATTCTTTTCTATCTGCCTTAAAAGATCTGCATCCTGAATTTTGTTTGAATAATGAAAAGCTAACTTTGAAGAGCAAATACACTGTTCTGTGTATATATGCAAAACAATTCTACGATCTTCGGAAGATTTGTTGTCCATCAGAGATTGCCTATATTTCATCTATAAGCCGTTGTAAAGAATGGAATGCACAAGGTGGAAAGAGCAAGGCTTTTTTTTCGAAATCAATGGATGACAGATTTATCATCAAACAAATTAAGAAGACTGAATTTGACTCATTCTTGAAGTTTGGCCTTGAGTACTTCAAGCATTTTGGTGTATCTCAGGCCTCAGTTAACCCTACTTGCCTTGCCAAAATTCTGGGAATATATCAg GTTAAGGAAATCAGgaatggcaaggaggcaaggaCCAATTTCATGGTTATGGAAAATCTTTTGTTTGGACGTAATATAATACGGAGATATGATCTGAAGGGTGCTCTTTTCTCACGATATGTTCTTGACTCAAAAAATCCTGAGAATGTGCTGTTGGATCAAAATTTCATTGAAGATATGCGTGCTATGCCTATCTACATTGAAGGCAAAACCAAAAACCTCTTGGAGCGTGCTATTTGGAATGACACGGCGTTTCTAAGT CGCATGAATGTCATGGATTACTCCTTGTTTGTTGGAGTGGACAAACAGAAGAAGGAACTTGTGTTTGGAATTATAGATTATTTGAGGCAATACACCTGGGACAAACAATTGGAGTCTTGGGTGAAGACATCACTTTTTGTTCCCAAGAACCTATCTCCGACTGTAATTTCCCCGAAGGAGTACAAGATAAGATTCAGGGCATTCATGTCTCAGTATTTCCTATCAGTTCCAGATGCTTGA
- the LOC127757581 gene encoding ribulose-1,5 bisphosphate carboxylase/oxygenase large subunit N-methyltransferase, chloroplastic, with protein MASSASVSPAAASHHRLLLPCSPRRLPRPRPRPRPRLLRSARPRLVACHADTLLPSSSPAAAAAAACASTASANGFSDWLREHGLPPGKVAILDRPVPCFREGKDLPLHYVAAGQDLEAGDVAFEVPMSLVVTLERVLGDESVAELLTTNKLSELACLALYLMYEKKQGQDSFWYPYIKELDRQRGRGQLAVESPLLWTESELNYLKGSPIKDEVVARDEGIRREYNELDTLWFMAGSLFQQYPFDIPTEAFPFEIFKQAFVAVQSCVVHLQKVSLARRFALVPLGPPLLTYKSNCKAMLTAVGDSVRLVVDRPYKAGEPIIVWCGPQPNSRLLLNYGFIDEDNPYDRIVIEASLNIEDPQFQEKRMVAQRNGKLAIQNFHVCVGKEKETIAEMLPYLRLGYISDPDEMQSILSSEGDTCPVSPCTERAVLDQLVGYLESRLADYPTTLDEDDAMLADGNLEPKKEVATRLVRLEKKLLHGCLQAANEFINDLPDHTVSPCPAPFAPELK; from the exons atggcctcctccgcctccgtttctcccgccgccgcctcccaccaccgcctcctcctcccctgctccccgcgccgcctcccccgcccccgcccccgccctcgcccgcgcctcctccgctccgccCGGCCCCGCCTCGTCGCCTGCCACGCCGACACCCTCCTCCCCTCgtcgtcccccgccgccgccgccgccgccgcgtgcgcctccaccgcctccgccaacGGGTTCTCCGACTGGCTGCGGGAGCACGGGCTGCCGCCGGGGAAGGTGGCCATCCTCGACCGACCCGTCCCCTGCTTCCGGGAGGGCAAGGACCTGCCGCTGCACTACGTCGCCGCGGGGCAGGATCTCGAG GCTGGGGATGTGGCGTTCGAGGTGCCCATGTCGCTCGTCGTCACGCTGGAGAGGGTGCTCGGAGACGAGTCCGTCG CTGAATTGCTAACAACAAACAAATTATCTGAGCTGGCATGCTTGGCTTTGTATCTCATGTATGAGAAAAAGCAAGGACAAGATTCATTTTGGTATCCTTACATTAAGGAGCTTGATCGCCAGCGAGGAAGGGGGCAATTAGCTGTTGAATCTCCACTTCTGTGGACCGAAAGTGAACTGAACTACCTGAAGGGTAGCCCCATCAAG GATGAAGTTGTTGCAAGAGACGAGGGAATAAGGCGAGAGTATAATGAGCTCGACACACTGTGGTTCATGGCAGGTTCATTGTTTCAG CAATATCCTTTTGACATACCTACCGAGGCTTTTCCATTTGAGATCTTCAAGCAAGCTTTTGTCGCAGTACAGTCTTGCGTGGTCCATTTGCAG AAAGTTAGTTTAGCTCGAAGATTTGCGCTAGTTCCATTGGGCCCACCACTATTGACCTACAAGAGCAACTGCAAAGCAATGCTGACAGCTGTTGGTGATTCTGTTCGGTTGGTTGTGGATCGACCATACAAAGCGGGAGAACCAATAATCGTCTG GTGTGGGCCACAGCCTAACTCTAGATTGCTCCTCAACTACGGTTTTATTGACGAAGATAATCCATATGATCGTATAGTGATTGAG GCATCCCTAAACATAGAAGATCCTCAGTTCCAAGAGAAGAGAATGGTTGCTCAAAGAAATGGGAAGCTGGCTATCCAAAATTTCCAT GTCTGTGTGGGTAAAGAGAAGGAAACAATTGCAGAAATGCTGCCCTATTTGAGGCTAGGATACATTTCAGATCCAGATGAAATGCAATCCATACTTTCTTCAGAAGGTGATACATGTCCA GTCAGTCCATGCACAGAGCGAGCAGTACTTGACCAACTTGTTGGATACTTGGAGTCACGATTGGCTGATTATCCAACAACTTTGGATGAGGATGATGCTATG TTGGCAGATGGCAATTTGGAACCAAAAAAGGAAGTCGCTACTAGGCTTGTAAGATTGGAGAAGAAATTGTTGCATGGTTGTCTCCAGGCTGCTAATGAGTTCATAAATGATTTGCCTGACCACACTGTGTCACCTTGCCCTGCTCCATTTGCTCCTGAATTGAAATAA